One Fusarium poae strain DAOMC 252244 chromosome 4, whole genome shotgun sequence DNA window includes the following coding sequences:
- a CDS encoding hypothetical protein (BUSCO:18708at5125), translating into MLSTSVPNNCTFSPASATPHLTINHDVAADLDSTNAFEGPEKLLEVWFAPSPSTLPPTAAANGLKAVPADTWVPMLDMVNCKVLSVLESDTVDAYLLSESSMFVFPHKIILKTCGTTTLLLGLQRMLHIAAQHGFPYHNANSADDIKAAATPYRVFYSRKNFLFPDRQQGPHRSWKQEVKYLDDMFDGGSAYMVGKMNGDHWYLYLTSPNQQALTPPRTPQSEIEGTKIPVGTQFAPVPGTYHDETLEILMTDLDPENAKQFYLSHASAVASDKMAAEAKEARKEAINSLGGLGEDVDEVDVFANDADSTMLDSVEALTTEGHALGTVVSESCGLSSVYPTSKYPDARVDAYLFSPCGFSANGVVPPPSSDEGGKGEHYFTVHVTPEPQCSFASFETNVPGGQSGRTTTEIIEHVVDIFKPGRFSVTLFEAKGAAQNPYCMGDEEPSNWAAKRLVDPVRGYRRIDRIVHDFEDYDLVFRFYEREGWAGSKTARVGEPVSPTFK; encoded by the coding sequence ATGTTGTCCACTTCGGTCCCCAACAACTGCACCTTCTCGCCTGCCTCGGCCACTCCTCATCTGACAATCAACCATGATGTGGCCGCCGACCTCGACTCGACAAACGCCTTCGAAGGTCCCGAGAAGCTCCTCGAGGTTTGGTTCGCTCCTAGCCCCTCGACTCTGCCTCctaccgccgccgccaatgGATTAAAGGCTGTTCCTGCTGATACCTGGGTTCCCATGCTCGACATGGTCAACTGCAAGGTCTTGTCTGTTCTCGAGTCTGATACCGTGGACGCTTACCTTCTCTCCGAGTCGAGCATGTTTGTCTTTCCTCACAAGATCATTCTCAAGACTTGTGGAACCACCACTCTTCTTCTCGGTCTTCAGCGCATGCTTCACATTGCTGCCCAGCACGGTTTCCCATACCACAATGCCAACTCGGCCGACGATATCAAGGCCGCCGCGACCCCGTACCGCGTCTTCTACAGTCGCAAGAACTTTTTGTTCCCTGATAGGCAGCAGGGTCCTCACCGTAGCTGGAAGCAGGAGGTCAAGTATCTTGACGACATGTTTGATGGTGGCAGTGCCTATATGGTGGGCAAGATGAACGGTGATCATTGGTACTTGTACCTCACCTCGCCCAATCAGCAGGCCCTTACTCCTCCTCGCACTCCCCAGTCCGAGATTGAAGGGACCAAGATTCCCGTGGGAACCCAGTTTGCGCCCGTTCCTGGTACCTACCACGACGAGACTCTGGAAATCCTCATGACCGATCTTGATCCGGAGAATGCCAAGCAGTTCTATCTGTCGCACGCGAGTGCGGTCGCGAGCGACAAGATGGCTGCCGAGGCAAAGGAAGCTCGCAAGGAAGCCATCAATAGTCTTGGTGGACTTGGCGAGGATGTTGACGAAGTGGACGTTTTCGCCAATGACGCCGACAGCACCATGCTTGATTCCGTCGAGGCTCTCACCACCGAGGGTCACGCATTGGGAACTGTCGTTTCGGAGAGTTGCGGCCTCTCCAGCGTCTACCCAACATCCAAGTATCCCGACGCCCGAGTAGACGCCTACCTGTTCAGCCCCTGCGGCTTTTCCGCCAACGGTGTtgttcctcctccttcttcggACGAGGGAGGCAAGGGTGAGCACTACTTCACTGTCCACGTCACTCCTGAGCCCCAGTGTTCGTTTGCTTCTTTCGAGACCAACGTTCCCGGCGGACAGAGTGGACGAACCACCACTGAAATCATTGAGCACGTGGTGGACATCTTCAAGCCCGGCCGTTTCAGCGTGACTCTCTTTGAGGCCAAGGGAGCTGCGCAGAACCCATACTGCATGGGTGACGAGGAACCTTCCAACTGGGCTGCCAAGCGCCTTGTTGATCCCGTCCGAGGATATCGTAGAATCGATCGTATCGTTCACGATTTCGAGGATTATGATCTTGTCTTTCGTTTTTACGAGCGTGAGGGATGGGCTGGATCCAAGACTGCTCGAGTTGGAGAGCCTGTTAGTCCTACCTTCAAGTGA
- the CFD1 gene encoding cytosolic Fe-S cluster assembly factor cfd1 (BUSCO:44396at5125), which produces MGLAKVKHIILVLSGKGGVGKSSVTTQLALSLTSAGHSVGILDVDLTGPSIPRMLSIEESKVTQVPGGWAPVLVHEADESKGLGSLHAMSLGFLLPKRGDAVVWRGPKKTAMIRQFLKDVLWDETDYLLIDTPPGTSDEHISLAETLQKDATVGQVAGAVVVTTPQAVATADVRKELNFCTKTNIRVLGVVENMSGYVCPHCSECTDIFGSGGGKLMADEFNVPFLGSVPMDAQFIALLEEGQRPTYPSGTTVGGKDISTRETREGENLVDKYQDCSLFHVFKDITDKVLVNVES; this is translated from the exons ATGGGCCTCGCAAAAGTCAAACACATCATCCTG GTCCTCTCTGGCAAAGGAGGAGTAGGCAAATCATCAGTTACAACACAATTAGCATTGTCGCTCACATCGGCTGGTCATTCTGTTGGTATTCTCGATGTCGATTTGACAGGTCCTTCAATTCCGCGCATGCTCTCAATTGAAGAATCCAAAGTCACGCAAGTTCCTGGAGGATGGGCGCCCGTACTGGTTCACGAAGCCGATGAGTCAAAAGGGCTGGGAAGTCTGCATGCCATGAGTTTGGGTTTTCTTCTCCCGAAAAGAGGCGACGCTGTTGTCTGGAGAGGACCGAAAAAGACGGCAATGATCCGACAATTCCTCAAAGACGTACTTTGGGATGAAACAGATTATCTACTCATCGACACACCACCAGGAACAAGCGACGAACACATTTCTCTCGCCGAGACACTTCAAAAAGATGCGACAGTGGGACAAGTCGCGGGCGCAGTCGTGGTTACAACACCACAAGCCGTTGCCACAGCCGACGTTCGCAAGGAGCTCAACTTTTGCACAAAGACAAACATTCGGGTTCTCGGAGTGGTGGAAAACATGAGCGGTTACGTTTGTCCGCACTGTTCCGAATGCACCGACATCTTTGGGTCCGGGGGAGGAAAGTTGATGGCCGACGAGTTCAACGTTCCATTTCTAGGGTCTGTGCCGATGGATGCACAGTTTATTGCGTTGCTGGAGGAGGGACAAAGGCCGACCTACCCGTCTGGTACGACTGTTGGAGGGAAGGATATTTCTACACGAGAAACGCGAGAGGGTGAGAATTTGGTGGACAAGTACCAGGATTGTTCACTATTTCATGTGTTTAAGGATATTACGGACAAGGTGTTGGTTAATGTAGAAAGTTAG
- the NOP10 gene encoding snoRNP complex protein, whose protein sequence is MHLMYTLDAQGNRLYTLKKVAQGQVTKSAHPARFSPDDKWSRQRVTLKRRFELLLTQQKEE, encoded by the exons ATGCATCTGATGTACACTCTCGACGCTCAAGGCAACCGCCTTTACACCTTGAAGAAGGTCGCTCAGGGACAAGTCACCAAGTCCGCTCACCCTGCTCGTTTCTCTCCCGACGACAAGTGGTCGCGCCAGCGCGTTACTCTTAAGCGACGATTCGAGCTCCTCTTGACTCAGCAGA AGGAGGAATAA
- a CDS encoding hypothetical protein (TransMembrane:11 (i56-76o82-109i130-155o161-180i192-213o233-259i271-293o313-337i357-380o386-409i421-444o)), translating into MDQIHQSEHQAPTDKKRHSVPDMFDNSAGEIAVCDMEKQKAAEGNAHFHRLGWKRLTVVLIVEAIALGCLSLPSAFATLGMVAGVILTVGLGFVAIYTSHVVGQVKLAYPQVSHYADAGKLMFGKFGYELVGVMFSLQLIFLVGSHCLTGTIAFLNLTDNGTCSVVFGVVSAIILLIVAIPPSFAEVAILGYIDFVSIILAVAITIIATGIQASNSDGGMSSVNWSAWPKDNLSFTDAFIAITNIVFAYSFAVCQFSFMDEMHTPGDYVKSIWSLGLIEIGIYTLTGALIYAFVGQDVKSPALLSAGDLISKIAFGVALPVIFISGSINTTVVGRYIHGRVFKDSIIRYINTKMGWITWLVLVTVITVVAFVIAEAIPFFNDLLSISSSLFISGFTFYFPAIMWFMLICKGPWYSKENLPLAIANGLIFIIGMIVLVGGTYASIDDIILKFHHGEVRGVFTCEPIA; encoded by the exons ATGGACCAAATTCACCAGTCTGAACACCAGGCTCCCACAGACAAGAAGAGACACTCAGTACCAGACATGTTTGACAACAGTGCAGGCGAGATCGCCGTTTGCGACATGGAGAAGCAAAAGGCTGCAGAGGGTAACGCTCACTTCCACCGTCTTGGATGGAAGAGATTGACGGTCGTTTTGATCGTCGAGGCTATTGCCCTTGGATGCTTGTCGCTTCCCTCTGCTTTTGCCACCCTTGGCATGGTTGCTGGTGTTATTCTTACTGTCGGTCTCGGCTTTGTTGCCATCTACACTTCTCACGTCGTCGGTCAAGTCAAGCTTGCCTACCCCCAAGTTTCTCACTATGCCGATGCTGGTAAACTCATGTTTGGCAAGTTCGGATACGAG CTTGTCGGTGTCATGTTCTCCCTCCAactcatcttcctcgtcggATCCCACTGCTTGACAGGAACAATCGCCTTCCTCAACCTTACCGATAATGGAACATGCTCTGTCGTCTTTGGCGTCGTCTCTGCGATCATCCTCCTCATTGTCGCTATCCCTCCTTCCTTCGCCGAGGTTGCCATCCTTGGTTACATCGACTTTGTCTCCATCATCCTCGCTGTCGCCATCACCATTATTGCTACCGGCATTCAGGCTAGCAACTCTGACGGTGGCATGTCTTCTGTCAACTGGTCAGCCTGGCCCAAGGACAACCTCAGCTTCACCGACGCCTTCATCGCCATCACCAACATTGTCTTTGCTTACTCCTTTGCTGTCTGCCAGTTCAGCTTCATGGATGAGATGCATACCCCTGGAGATTATGTCAAGTCTATCTGGTCTCTTGGTCTGATTGAGATTGGTATCTACACTCTTACCGGTGCCCTCATCTATGCCTTTGTCGGCCAGGATGTCAAGTCTCCCGCTCTTCTCTCTGCCGGTGACCTCATCTCTAAGATCGCCTTTGGTGTTGCCCTTCCCGTCATCTTCATTTCTGgatccatcaacaccacagtCGTTGGTCGCTACATCCACGGACGTGTCTTCAAGGACTCCATCATCCGCtacatcaacaccaagatGGGTTGGATCACTTGGTTGGTTCTCGTCACTGTCATCACCGTTGTCGCTTTCGTCATCGCCGAGGCCATCCCCTTCTTCAACGATCTTCTGTCCATCTCCTCCTCCCTcttcatctcgggcttcacTTTCTACTTCCCTGCCATTATGTGGTTCATGCTCATCTGCAAGGGACCCTGGTACTCCAAGGAAAACCTTCCTCTCGCCATCGCCAATGGTCTGATCTTCATTATTGGCATGATTGTCCTTGTCGGTGGAACCTACGCTTCCATTGACGACATT ATCCTCAAGTTCCACCACGGTGAGGTCCGCGGTGTCTTTACTTGCGAGCCCATTGCTTAA
- a CDS encoding hypothetical protein (BUSCO:36211at5125) yields MASDAPAFKPIHSLVLDTGPLIKNDPPANTLRAKAEQLYTLPVIISEIRDAATRSRVETTLLPFVTLRSPKPESVKVIRDFARRTGDLAVLSKPDIEVLALGYELECERNGGDWRLRKVPGQKSVNGKPPKAAEKEESLENAVDKLAIEPAAESVEPPVESEPVAESSPENTEAKDTEATAGTTQTVETTETEAPKEPTTETAETTEPAKDSADTESPQASGEKVDESIEAVEEASEDEASDDEGGWITPSNLKKHQAASAGAALPSTPVQKTLQAAVLTSDYAMQNVALRMNLNLVAPSLARITHLKNWVLRCHGCFKITKEMDKQFCPTCGQPTLMRTSCSTDEHGNFKVHLKKNFQWNNRGNVYSVPKPVHGSSNGRLAKNAGGQNNWGTNLIFAEDQKEFTRAGEEQKRQRKKDIMDQDYLPDILTGHRSSGGGKIRVGAGRNVNSKKKH; encoded by the coding sequence ATGGCTTCAGACGCACCCGCCTTCAAGCCTATTCACAGCCTTGTCCTCGATACAGGCCCTCTTATCAAGAACGACCCTCCCGCGAATACACTCCGCGCCAAAGCCGAACAACTTTACACTCTTCCCGTCATCATTTCCGAAATCCGAGATGCCGCCACTCGATCAAGAGTAGAGACGACTCTTCTCCCTTTTGTCACTCTTCGATCGCCCAAACCAGAAAGCGTCAAGGTTATTCGAGATTTTGCGCGCAGAACTGGTGATTTGGCTGTTCTCAGCAAGCCCGATATTGAAGTTTTGGCTTTGGGTTATGAACTTGAGTGCGAGAGAAATGGAGGAGATTGGAGATTGAGAAAGGTTCCTGGTCAAAAGAGTGTTAATGGCAAACCACCCAAGGCTGCTGAAAAGGAGGAGTCTTTGGAGAATGCCGTTGACAAGTTGGCTATCGAGCCTGCTGCAGAGTCTGTCGAGCCTCCCGTCGAGTCTGAGCCTGTCGCAGAGTCTTCACCCGAAAATACAGAGGCCAAGGATACAGAGGCGACTGCAGGGACTACACAAACTGTAGAGACCACAGAGACAGAAGCCCCCAAGGAGCCCACCACAGAGACCGCAGAGACGACCGAACCCGCCAAAGACTCTGCAGACACCGAGTCACCCCAGGCTTCCGGCGAAAAAGTCGACGAGTCCATCGAAGCCGTTGAAGAAGCCTCTGAAGATGAAGCCTCCGACGATGAGGGCGGCTGGATCACACCCTCCAACCTCAAGAAACACCAAGCAGCATCCGCCGGCGCTGCCCTCCCTTCAACTCCCGTCCAAAAAACCCTCCAAGCCGCCGTTCTCACCTCTGATTACGCCATGCAAAACGTCGCCCTACGAATGAACCTCAACCTCGTCGCTCCCTCCCTCGCACGAATCACACATCTCAAGAACTGGGTCCTACGCTGCCACGGCTGCTTCAAGATCACAAAAGAAATGGACAAGCAATTCTGTCCTACCTGCGGCCAGCCCACGCTCATGCGAACAAGTTGCTCGACCGACGAGCACGGAAACTTTAAAGTCCATCTCAAGAAGAACTTCCAGTGGAACAACCGAGGCAACGTCTACAGTGTGCCCAAGCCAGTTCACGGATCCTCTAATGGACGTCTTGCCAAGAATGCAGGAGGACAAAACAATTGGGGTACGAATCTCATTTTCGCAGAGGATCAGAAGGAATTCACAAGAGCGGGCGAAGAGCAAAAAAGGCAGAGAAAGAAGGATATCATGGATCAAGATTATCTTCCTGATATACTAACAGGGCATCGATCAAGTGGCGGTGGAAAGATTCGCGTGGGAGCAGGACGAAATGTAAACTCCAAAAAGAAGCActag